A window of the Sporosarcina sp. FSL K6-2383 genome harbors these coding sequences:
- a CDS encoding oligosaccharide flippase family protein: protein MTDKKRLFENFSALAIMQMLNYILPFVTLPYLVRVLGMEGYGTFIFSQAFILYFIIIVDFGFELSATREVSLNRDNPNKLSEIVSAVLGVKIILAVGSLIVLLLLLATVPQLREYWAFHLLSFGMVIGNMLFSLFFYQGIEKMKFITIFSASAKIFFTVSIFIFVKDTSQLLLVPIFNSLGYLVVGVVSLFVMITKFKVRIRFPKKDTLVLQAKNSAQFFWSRIAVSMYTTSNTVIIGLVLGPVAAGIFGSADKLFRGVVSLYQPLNNILYPYIAYSKNIKLYKKVFKFATIINIFIVVVAFVVSDIVVQVIFGSGFEESALLLRIFLITTVFLMPSILLGYPLLGAMGYTGEVNKSVIIASVFHIVILLISIPFLSVIHVTLYVLITELIVFLYRLYYVKKFKLLSE, encoded by the coding sequence ATGACAGATAAAAAAAGATTGTTTGAAAACTTCTCTGCGCTGGCAATTATGCAAATGCTGAATTATATACTTCCGTTTGTTACTCTTCCATACTTGGTAAGGGTTTTGGGAATGGAAGGATACGGTACTTTTATCTTTTCCCAAGCCTTTATATTGTATTTCATCATCATTGTCGACTTTGGCTTTGAGTTGTCTGCGACAAGAGAAGTTAGTTTAAATCGTGATAACCCAAATAAGCTATCAGAGATTGTAAGTGCGGTCTTAGGTGTTAAGATAATTTTAGCCGTAGGATCTTTGATAGTTTTATTACTTTTACTAGCAACTGTACCACAATTGCGGGAATACTGGGCATTTCATTTATTATCTTTTGGAATGGTCATAGGGAATATGTTGTTTTCTCTATTCTTTTATCAAGGAATAGAGAAGATGAAGTTTATTACAATCTTTAGTGCAAGTGCAAAAATATTTTTCACAGTGAGTATTTTTATATTTGTAAAAGATACTTCACAACTATTATTGGTACCAATTTTCAACTCGCTTGGATATCTTGTAGTCGGGGTTGTATCTTTGTTTGTTATGATTACTAAATTCAAGGTAAGAATTAGGTTTCCCAAAAAGGACACTCTAGTACTCCAGGCCAAAAACAGTGCACAATTCTTTTGGTCTAGAATAGCCGTATCAATGTATACAACTAGTAATACTGTTATTATTGGGCTAGTATTGGGTCCTGTAGCAGCCGGTATTTTTGGGTCAGCAGATAAATTATTTAGAGGGGTTGTGAGCTTATATCAACCACTAAATAACATATTGTATCCTTATATCGCTTATAGTAAAAATATTAAATTGTACAAAAAAGTATTCAAGTTTGCAACAATCATAAATATATTTATTGTGGTAGTAGCTTTTGTTGTTTCAGATATTGTGGTCCAAGTTATTTTTGGCAGCGGGTTTGAGGAAAGTGCTTTATTATTAAGGATCTTTTTGATTACGACCGTCTTTTTGATGCCAAGCATTTTATTAGGCTATCCTTTATTAGGGGCAATGGGGTATACGGGAGAAGTAAATAAAAGTGTAATCATTGCGTCGGTTTTTCACATAGTAATTCTTTTGATATCGATTCCATTTTTATCTGTAATCCATGTGACACTTTATGTATTAATTACGGAACTAATTGTATTTTTGTACAGGTTATATTATGTGAAGAAGTTTAAATTACTAAGTGAATAG
- a CDS encoding iron-containing alcohol dehydrogenase family protein yields the protein MNGINIPIYLKVDTEIFNKIKNHLNEEQLDLTKVLIVSGLNQTAKLAEQVYNQLRKSLNVTHLQIEENTIENVTKINEKIILEEYSTVIAIGGGKVLDVCKYAAYTSRIDLVCVPTTLAHDGIASPIAVLKIGEEVRSLGCGVPKSVLIDLDIIRKSPIESRKSGVGDILSNITAIYDWKLSSKATNEEISEFSLMLSEIAYSSIVNHRCRDLDNMDFLYDLSKSIILSGLSMEISGSSRPCSGSEHLFSHALDIYGETKLPHGIQVAVGSVMSSYIQKQNFEEQINFLKEFNIPYSPLSAGISDKVALTAWMNAKSTRKGRYTVLDAIDYDKEYFMNIIQEINKY from the coding sequence TTGAATGGAATAAATATTCCAATCTATTTAAAAGTAGATACTGAGATTTTTAATAAGATTAAAAATCATCTAAATGAAGAACAACTAGATCTTACAAAAGTACTGATAGTTTCGGGATTGAATCAAACAGCTAAATTGGCAGAGCAGGTTTACAATCAGCTAAGAAAAAGTTTAAATGTTACACATTTACAAATCGAAGAAAACACAATAGAAAATGTCACAAAGATAAATGAAAAAATAATTTTAGAAGAATATTCAACCGTTATTGCGATAGGTGGAGGAAAGGTTTTAGATGTATGTAAGTATGCAGCGTATACAAGTCGTATCGACTTAGTTTGTGTACCTACAACACTGGCACATGATGGTATTGCTTCTCCAATTGCTGTTTTGAAAATTGGAGAAGAAGTTAGAAGTTTGGGGTGCGGTGTTCCCAAAAGTGTACTAATAGATTTAGATATTATTCGCAAATCACCCATAGAAAGTAGAAAATCAGGAGTAGGGGATATACTTTCAAATATTACTGCAATTTATGATTGGAAGCTTTCAAGTAAAGCCACTAACGAGGAAATAAGCGAGTTTTCTTTAATGTTATCTGAAATTGCGTATAGTTCCATTGTAAATCATCGTTGCAGAGATTTGGATAATATGGACTTTTTATACGACTTATCCAAATCTATAATATTAAGTGGTCTTTCTATGGAGATTTCAGGAAGTAGCAGACCGTGTAGTGGTTCAGAGCATCTTTTTTCTCATGCGTTAGATATTTATGGGGAAACGAAATTGCCACATGGAATTCAAGTTGCTGTCGGATCTGTAATGTCATCGTATATTCAAAAACAAAACTTTGAAGAGCAAATTAATTTTTTGAAAGAATTTAACATCCCGTATAGCCCTTTGTCAGCTGGTATAAGTGATAAGGTTGCACTCACTGCATGGATGAACGCAAAGAGTACTAGAAAAGGAAGATATACAGTACTAGATGCGATAGACTACGATAAAGAATACTTTATGAATATCATACAAGAAATTAATAAATACTAG
- a CDS encoding phosphocholine cytidylyltransferase family protein, with protein sequence MKAIILAAGIGSRLRPQTDEIPKCLVKVNEQDSIIDTQIKALKTANIEEIIIITGYRANQIQEYILNKYTELKFTFIENNKYLTTNNMYSFLLAKPYLESQSFVSLNADVALDDQIIKGLLNNPNSNLIAVDKEMFSEESMKVKIGKPTEAVISISKGIEERDAFAVSIDVYKIAKEASNIIFAVAQSVIDSEGENQWFEVALNESFQQIDFATHEIQGLKWFEIDNQEDLLKAKELFK encoded by the coding sequence ATGAAAGCTATAATATTAGCAGCAGGTATTGGTTCAAGATTAAGGCCGCAAACGGATGAAATTCCAAAATGCTTGGTTAAAGTAAATGAGCAGGATTCTATTATTGATACTCAAATCAAAGCGCTGAAAACAGCAAATATAGAAGAAATTATTATTATAACAGGTTATCGAGCAAATCAAATACAAGAGTATATCTTAAATAAATATACGGAGTTGAAATTTACTTTTATTGAAAATAACAAGTATTTAACTACTAATAATATGTATTCATTTTTATTAGCGAAGCCGTATTTAGAAAGTCAATCCTTTGTTTCGTTAAATGCGGATGTAGCACTCGACGATCAAATCATTAAAGGCCTATTGAATAATCCGAATTCAAATTTAATAGCTGTAGATAAAGAGATGTTTTCTGAAGAGTCTATGAAAGTAAAGATTGGGAAACCAACTGAAGCAGTAATTAGTATTTCAAAGGGAATTGAGGAAAGAGATGCATTTGCGGTATCGATTGATGTATACAAAATAGCCAAAGAAGCTTCTAATATAATTTTTGCTGTTGCTCAATCAGTTATAGACTCTGAAGGAGAAAATCAATGGTTTGAAGTGGCTTTAAATGAAAGCTTTCAGCAGATTGATTTTGCCACACATGAAATTCAAGGTTTAAAATGGTTTGAAATTGATAATCAAGAGGATTTATTAAAAGCAAAGGAATTATTTAAATGA
- a CDS encoding HAD-IIA family hydrolase, with protein sequence MNINLKEKKCFVFDMDGTIYLGDKLIDGTAELFQYFIEEDIHYFFLTNNSSKSVKDYIIKLNNLGIKADVSNIITSSIATIRHVEKNFDIKEHQFFLIGTPSMEEEFKKAGIKFITEREDTISIEAVIVGFDTTLTYQKLMDASYYLKRNNMLIATNCDYACPLPGGEVTPDCGAIVSLLEKTIDCSVIFCGKPNLSILEPIFNEGFKRDEMIIIGDRIYTDIALGFENGIDTALVFTGEATPESVIESEVKPGLALKSIEDLYKLLKEQ encoded by the coding sequence ATGAATATAAATTTAAAAGAAAAAAAATGTTTTGTTTTTGATATGGACGGAACAATTTATTTAGGGGATAAGTTAATAGATGGAACGGCAGAATTATTTCAGTATTTCATCGAGGAAGATATCCATTACTTCTTTTTGACAAATAACTCCTCTAAGAGCGTGAAAGACTATATAATAAAACTGAATAATTTAGGGATTAAAGCAGATGTATCAAATATCATTACATCTAGCATAGCAACTATACGTCATGTAGAAAAAAACTTTGATATAAAGGAACACCAGTTTTTTTTAATTGGTACACCTTCTATGGAAGAAGAGTTTAAGAAAGCTGGTATAAAATTTATTACAGAAAGAGAAGACACTATAAGTATTGAGGCTGTCATAGTTGGATTTGATACGACGCTGACTTATCAAAAACTCATGGATGCTTCGTATTATCTTAAAAGAAATAATATGTTAATCGCTACAAACTGTGATTATGCTTGTCCATTACCTGGCGGTGAAGTAACCCCGGATTGTGGTGCAATTGTTTCCTTACTGGAGAAAACTATAGACTGTTCGGTTATATTTTGTGGAAAGCCAAATCTTTCTATATTAGAGCCGATTTTCAACGAAGGCTTTAAGCGTGATGAGATGATAATTATTGGAGATCGCATTTATACCGATATTGCATTAGGTTTTGAAAATGGAATAGATACCGCACTTGTTTTTACAGGAGAAGCTACTCCAGAATCCGTAATTGAAAGTGAAGTCAAACCCGGATTGGCACTGAAATCTATCGAAGACTTGTATAAGTTGTTAAAGGAGCAATAG
- a CDS encoding nucleoside-diphosphate sugar epimerase/dehydratase codes for MGYGLRYITFFILDSAIVLSAIFMSYFLLHPTLNFYSDTMIVVSAVTLLVSHHIAAYFFHLYDRVWSVASVRELLIIGYAVTISVAAASAMQFIIKNDVYFRVMAITWMLHIIMIGGSRFLLRLLKDQESFTNPTEFKRVLIIGAGQAGTMLVRNLKQASNTELIPVAFVDDDFRKQQLKIMGITVQGTTKDIPRLVKLRGIDDIIIAIPSLGKLGIQSIYEQCAKTGAKVKIMPSIEDVMTGKVSVSDMREVDIEDLLGREEVELDLKAIADKLTGKTILVTGAGGSIGSEICRQVSEFRPKRLILLGHGESSIYNIDMELKRKVSSGIEIIPIIADVKDRKRIFDIVSEMSPDVIYHAAAHKHVPLMEAHPMEAVKNNIFGTKNVAEAADTFGVSHFVMVSTDKAVNPPNVMGATKRFAEMIVQNLAKNSETKFAAVRFGNVLGSRGSVVPLFKQQIARGGPVTVTDPEMTRYFMTIPEASRLVIQAGTLAAGGEIFVLDMGEPVKIVDLAKNLIKLSGYAEEEIGIEYSGIRPGEKLYEELLNENEIQTGHIFPKIHIGKATPINASEMNEVLEKLPDISVGEIKSTLVGLANRNVSEVDKNMTAAQ; via the coding sequence ATGGGCTATGGATTGCGCTATATTACATTCTTCATACTTGACTCGGCAATCGTACTCTCCGCGATCTTTATGAGTTATTTTTTGCTACACCCAACATTAAACTTTTATTCAGATACAATGATTGTTGTGAGTGCAGTAACACTATTAGTAAGCCACCATATTGCGGCTTACTTCTTCCATTTATACGACCGAGTGTGGAGCGTTGCCTCTGTTCGCGAGCTATTGATCATTGGCTATGCAGTGACAATCTCAGTTGCTGCCGCAAGTGCTATGCAGTTTATCATTAAAAATGATGTCTATTTCCGAGTGATGGCAATAACGTGGATGCTCCACATCATTATGATTGGTGGCTCAAGATTTTTGTTGCGTTTATTGAAGGATCAGGAGTCATTTACGAATCCGACTGAATTCAAAAGGGTACTGATTATTGGAGCTGGGCAAGCGGGAACGATGCTTGTGAGAAACTTAAAACAGGCATCAAACACAGAACTAATTCCTGTTGCCTTTGTCGACGATGATTTCCGAAAGCAACAATTAAAAATTATGGGGATAACTGTTCAAGGAACAACAAAAGATATTCCTCGTCTAGTTAAACTAAGAGGGATTGATGATATTATTATCGCGATCCCTTCACTGGGGAAATTAGGCATTCAAAGTATATATGAGCAGTGTGCAAAAACAGGTGCCAAAGTAAAAATCATGCCAAGTATTGAAGATGTCATGACTGGAAAAGTGTCTGTTAGTGACATGCGTGAGGTGGATATTGAAGATCTTCTGGGGCGCGAAGAAGTTGAACTTGATTTAAAAGCCATCGCGGATAAGCTGACTGGAAAAACAATCCTTGTTACAGGAGCCGGCGGTTCAATAGGTTCAGAGATTTGCCGACAAGTGAGTGAGTTTAGACCGAAGCGATTGATATTGTTAGGGCATGGAGAAAGTTCAATATACAATATAGATATGGAATTAAAGCGAAAGGTTTCGAGCGGAATTGAAATTATTCCGATTATCGCTGACGTGAAGGATCGCAAACGTATTTTTGATATTGTGAGTGAGATGAGCCCAGACGTTATTTATCATGCAGCTGCTCATAAACATGTACCACTTATGGAAGCACACCCAATGGAGGCAGTAAAGAATAACATTTTTGGGACTAAAAATGTAGCTGAGGCAGCTGATACATTTGGTGTTTCTCATTTTGTAATGGTTTCAACTGATAAAGCAGTGAATCCACCAAATGTCATGGGAGCGACAAAACGTTTTGCTGAAATGATTGTTCAAAACCTTGCAAAAAATAGCGAAACAAAGTTTGCAGCCGTTCGATTTGGCAACGTGTTAGGCTCTCGTGGAAGTGTCGTCCCCTTATTCAAACAGCAAATCGCTAGAGGGGGCCCTGTGACCGTTACAGACCCTGAGATGACCCGCTACTTCATGACGATACCCGAAGCGTCAAGGTTGGTTATTCAAGCAGGCACGCTTGCTGCTGGTGGGGAAATATTTGTTCTGGATATGGGCGAACCAGTGAAAATAGTAGATTTAGCGAAAAATCTTATCAAATTGTCTGGATATGCAGAAGAAGAGATTGGTATTGAATACTCGGGGATAAGGCCAGGAGAGAAGTTATATGAAGAACTACTGAATGAAAATGAAATTCAAACAGGCCATATCTTTCCGAAAATCCATATTGGAAAAGCCACGCCAATTAATGCTAGTGAAATGAATGAGGTATTGGAGAAATTGCCTGATATATCAGTTGGGGAAATAAAGTCAACACTCGTAGGGCTAGCTAACCGGAATGTTTCCGAAGTGGATAAAAATATGACGGCAGCTCAATAG
- a CDS encoding CDP-glycerol glycerophosphotransferase family protein, which produces MILNLIKYIFSLPLYWLSFFIKKDKKLWVFGAWAGQRYSDNSRYIFEYVHENETGIRAVWLTRNPNILNDLRSRGYETYSIVSIKGFIIGSRAVVYFFTDSLFDVGQLSSGRGLKFQLWHGVPLKKIGYDSNIKESTKKKVAKFFFPFQNEWNRWDYINSSSKYVSNRLQSAFGKSENQIVINGFPRNDIILNGNKVDIVEAIKEQLNDQSKMIGYFPTFRDEEGFVTENFNEDFFKLNNLLEELKMVLIVKLHFRDAKKLILQGEYSRIIFLTEDECQDINYLLPHLDSIITDYSSVFYDYLILNRPIIFTPFDLGTYMSQDKGLYENYCEATPGIKCFDWSEVETALRNIYIDKCDSFKKERKELKSKINQFVDKENCKRVVEFTKKKLK; this is translated from the coding sequence ATGATATTAAATTTAATTAAATATATATTTTCTTTACCTTTATACTGGCTTAGTTTTTTTATTAAAAAAGATAAAAAACTTTGGGTTTTCGGAGCGTGGGCCGGACAAAGATATTCTGATAATAGTAGATATATCTTTGAATATGTACATGAAAATGAGACAGGTATAAGGGCGGTTTGGTTAACACGAAACCCCAATATTTTAAATGATTTAAGATCTAGAGGGTATGAAACATATTCAATAGTATCGATCAAGGGCTTTATTATAGGATCCAGAGCTGTTGTATACTTTTTCACGGACAGCTTGTTTGATGTTGGACAGTTAAGTAGTGGTAGGGGATTGAAGTTTCAACTTTGGCATGGAGTACCACTTAAAAAGATAGGATACGATAGCAATATAAAAGAAAGTACTAAAAAGAAAGTTGCGAAGTTTTTTTTTCCTTTTCAAAATGAATGGAACAGGTGGGACTATATTAATTCATCAAGTAAGTATGTTTCAAATAGATTACAATCTGCATTTGGTAAAAGTGAAAATCAAATAGTCATAAATGGATTTCCAAGAAATGACATTATTTTAAATGGAAATAAGGTTGATATTGTAGAAGCGATTAAAGAGCAATTAAATGATCAATCGAAAATGATTGGGTATTTTCCGACATTTAGGGATGAAGAAGGATTTGTGACTGAAAATTTCAATGAAGATTTTTTCAAACTAAATAATTTGCTTGAAGAATTAAAAATGGTTTTGATAGTGAAATTGCATTTTAGAGATGCTAAAAAATTAATTTTACAAGGCGAGTATTCAAGAATAATCTTTCTTACAGAAGATGAATGTCAAGATATAAATTACTTATTACCACATCTTGATAGTATTATTACTGATTATTCTAGTGTTTTTTACGATTACCTAATTTTAAATCGACCAATAATTTTTACCCCATTCGATCTTGGAACTTATATGTCTCAAGATAAAGGTTTATACGAAAATTATTGTGAGGCAACTCCAGGCATTAAATGTTTCGATTGGTCAGAAGTTGAGACAGCTTTGAGAAATATATATATAGATAAATGTGATAGTTTTAAAAAAGAAAGAAAAGAACTAAAATCAAAAATTAATCAATTTGTAGATAAAGAAAATTGTAAACGGGTGGTAGAATTCACGAAAAAAAAGTTGAAGTGA